CGTGAAGTTGTTCAAGAAATTTATGACTGGCTTTTGGGTCATTATGCCGTGCGACATTTAATGTTTACTGCTGCCCAACAAGCTGGAATAGCGCCGCTACGCTTGGGTTTTACTGGTACGCTTAAAGTCCTTCGACGCGCGATTAGTGATTTTCAAGATCTCCAACCAGAAGAATTACCTTTTTTTTCACCAAGCTGATTGCAGACATCTTGGCTGAAAAAATTCCGCCAAGACAGCCAAGAAGCAATCTTAGAGTTGTCAAAAAGCGCTCCGTCGGAGCGCTATAACACAATCGTGCGCCATCGAGCCAGATTTTTATATCTAGACTGCGGCAGTAGGATAAAAACTCATCAATATTCATAGTTCTCCCTCCTCGCGATCGCCTACCAGAACTGTTTCGAGTTTCAACATTTTCGCGAGCGCTTCAGGATATTTTTTCTGCAAGTATGCAGCAAATTCGTTAACAGTTGGCGCTTCAAAAATTGCTGAAATATGCACGATCTGCCCCAGTTGTTTTTGGAACTGGTTGATAAATGTCATCCCATTAATCGATTCACCACCCAGATCGAAAAAGTTATCGTGAATTCCTACTTGCTCGATCCCGAAAAGTTGTTGCCAGAGGTTAGCAATTATTTGTTCCAGGCGATCGCGCGGCGCGACATAGCAATTCGGTAAATTCGGTCTAGAGTATGCCGAGGATAAACTGTCTTGCTGGGGAATATCCGGTTCGCGTAGTTTCACTTGAATCGAGCGATCGATCCTGCTTTGTAAATCTCCCGTTGAAACAACTACCTGCTCGAATTCATCTTGGGATAAAATTCGTTGCAAAGCATCCATACCTTCTTCCGGTGCGATCGCGAATTCAGCCAAACTAGCACTAGTAAAAATATTTTTGTTATTTTTAAACTGCCAGATATCCCAGTTTACACCAATCCAAGGAATCGAATTATTTCGCTTCTGCTGATGGATAAAAGCATCCATAAACAGATTTGCAGCCGCATAAGCAACAGAACCCAAGCCTCCTAAAACAGAAGAAAGAGAAGACATCAACAAGCAAAAATCTAGTTGTTTTTCCTGTAAAATCTTTTCTAATACCAATAATCCATAAACCTTCGATTGAAACTGGCGATCGCAATGTATTTTTTCAATCTTTTCAATAGTATTAAACGAGCTTTCTCCCAAAACTCCAGCAGCATGAATCACACCATTCAATCGACCAAATTGCGACTCAGCTTGAGCGATAACAGCTTGCATTTGTTGGATGTCAGCCACATCAGCAGCAGCTACCATCACCCGTGCGCCCAATGTTTCTAACCGTTGAACTTTCCGAATTTTGCCACTAATTTCATCATCTTCATCGTGAGTAGCTAGCCATTTTTCCCACTCATCTTTCGTCGGAAAAACCGCTCGCCCCGTCAGAATCAACTTCGCCTTGACACTCTTAGCCAAATACTCCGCCAACACCAATCCAATATTGCCAAGTCCACCAGTAATCAGATATACTCCACCCGTTCTAAGGAGTGCAGATGTATTTGTTTTTGGTAACTTAACTGATTCAAACGCTTGTACCCAACGCTGTCCCTTTCCATAAGCGATCGCCACATCATCAGACACATCTACCTTAAGCGCCCTTTGCGCCTTTGCGTCTAACGCTTCGCTTCGCCTTCGGCTAATGCGTGACACCAAATCTTCTGCTTGACTTGGGATCGACTCCCCCAACAACCGCTCCACTAGCTTCTCCGCATCAGAAATCATCACATCAATACTGCGACAATTAATATTGGGATATTCTTGCCCAATTACCTTCACCGCTGCCAATACAGTCGCTTTCTCTGGAGACACAATTTCTTCTGCCGTCACGCCGTGAAGATGGTTAGAGACAACCGTTAATTGCAAGCGATCGCCCAAATTTTGCTTCCCCAATGCTTGAGTGAGAAACAGCAAACTATAGAATCCTCTAACTTGCGATCGCTCAAATATTTCAACATCCAACGCTATCTGGGTATAGGGTGCGATCGTCCACAGATGAATAACAGAATCTGGAAACTGCTGTCGGGCGTGCAGTGCTTGCAGCAAAGCCTCGTAATCTGGCGCTTGTTGCGGATTCAAGCTGTAGACACCCTCTTTTATACCATTTTATGAAATACCTGCTACAGATAAAGCTTGGAGAATATAATTCCAACCTGTTAAGCTAACAACGATTTCTGGTGTGAAAGAATTCAGAATATGCCGAACTTTATCTCTCAATTCATCCAGATTATTGAACAACTGCCAACCTAAAAAACTCTTGAGATACTACTGCCATAACCTTTCAATTGGGTTGAGTTCTGGGCAATGTGATGGTTGGAATAACAAGAGCATGTTGTCTGGTACTGTTAAATCATCAGCTTTGTGAAAGGAGCCGTTGTCAAGTTGTATAATGTGAAAATCTTTGGGATAAGTCTGAGAAAATAACTCTAAAAAAGCTTGAAAGCAGGTAGTGTCCAAGTGAGAAAACTCGTAGAAAAAGCGACAACCTGTTGTTGGCTCAACTATGCCGTAAAGGTAATAATTCTCAAGTTTCCATTGTCCGATTCCGATTGGTTTAACGCCAAAACCTGTGAGCAGTCGGCGCTCAATAGTTTTTAGCCCAAATCGAGATACCATTATGACACCAGTAGCGTAATTGACTCTCTTCTATTCCTTGACTGCCTAGAGATGTAACTATTGTTTGCAAAAGGCTTGGCAGTTTTTTTTAAACTTATTAAGTTCTTCTTGGTTCTGTTCGCTACTACGTGGTCGTGATGATTTCAGTTTGGCGTTTAGCTTGTCACGAACTAAACGGTGAACAACGTGATAATTTGCTTCAACTCCTAGTACAGTTTTGAACCATAACTGCACTTCTTTTAACGATGCGATCGCCTCTGCTGATCTCACCATCGGTCTCCCTTGGCTTTTGTGTTGGGACAACAATTGGCATAGTCCACCACTACGA
This window of the Chroococcidiopsis thermalis PCC 7203 genome carries:
- a CDS encoding SDR family NAD(P)-dependent oxidoreductase, producing MKEGVYSLNPQQAPDYEALLQALHARQQFPDSVIHLWTIAPYTQIALDVEIFERSQVRGFYSLLFLTQALGKQNLGDRLQLTVVSNHLHGVTAEEIVSPEKATVLAAVKVIGQEYPNINCRSIDVMISDAEKLVERLLGESIPSQAEDLVSRISRRRSEALDAKAQRALKVDVSDDVAIAYGKGQRWVQAFESVKLPKTNTSALLRTGGVYLITGGLGNIGLVLAEYLAKSVKAKLILTGRAVFPTKDEWEKWLATHDEDDEISGKIRKVQRLETLGARVMVAAADVADIQQMQAVIAQAESQFGRLNGVIHAAGVLGESSFNTIEKIEKIHCDRQFQSKVYGLLVLEKILQEKQLDFCLLMSSLSSVLGGLGSVAYAAANLFMDAFIHQQKRNNSIPWIGVNWDIWQFKNNKNIFTSASLAEFAIAPEEGMDALQRILSQDEFEQVVVSTGDLQSRIDRSIQVKLREPDIPQQDSLSSAYSRPNLPNCYVAPRDRLEQIIANLWQQLFGIEQVGIHDNFFDLGGESINGMTFINQFQKQLGQIVHISAIFEAPTVNEFAAYLQKKYPEALAKMLKLETVLVGDREEGEL
- a CDS encoding transposase, which produces MVSRFGLKTIERRLLTGFGVKPIGIGQWKLENYYLYGIVEPTTGCRFFYEFSHLDTTCFQAFLELFSQTYPKDFHIIQLDNGSFHKADDLTVPDNMLLLFQPSHCPELNPIERLWQ
- a CDS encoding helix-turn-helix domain-containing protein gives rise to the protein MSGVVKIDIIESVEELKTLLAAQTTAFGKERVQALYLLKTKQVETVQHLAAILGRNRVTVQRWLRSYRSGGLCQLLSQHKSQGRPMVRSAEAIASLKEVQLWFKTVLGVEANYHVVHRLVRDKLNAKLKSSRPRSSEQNQEELNKFKKNCQAFCKQ